The following coding sequences lie in one Arabidopsis thaliana chromosome 3, partial sequence genomic window:
- a CDS encoding uncharacterized protein (unknown protein; Has 66 Blast hits to 66 proteins in 13 species: Archae - 0; Bacteria - 0; Metazoa - 12; Fungi - 0; Plants - 18; Viruses - 31; Other Eukaryotes - 5 (source: NCBI BLink).), translated as MDSPEEVAVVEEEEDEEEEEEEEEERVSSTYQSRIGLSRIRSAPATWIETLLEEDEEEGAAADDSSGGGRAPAVVEMLQQG; from the exons atgGACTCACCGGAGGAAGTagcggtggtggaggaggaggaggatgaggaggaggaggaggaggaggaggaggaaag GGTATCTTCAACCTATCAGAGTCGAATTGGTTTATCTCGGATCCGTTCAGCTCCAGCTACTTGGATTGAAACCCTActcgaagaagatgaagaagaag GAGCTGCAGCTGATGATTCTAGTGGTGGAGGACGAGCGCCGGCGGTGGTGGAGATGCTCCAGCAAGGATGA